A stretch of Nonomuraea africana DNA encodes these proteins:
- a CDS encoding RNA polymerase sigma factor translates to MGSSELKTRFEEIYSAHYPAVATYIKRRTDAPDDIADAIAETFTTAWRRIGDVPKGEEARLWLYGVARRVLANHFRAEERRTALAQRLREEVTTWAEAMPVRDSGAAYEAFRRLSGDDRELLALVAWEGLSSPEIAKVLGCSHGAVRIRLHRARKRLARELAAAHLDLTSYGPRAVALAERQS, encoded by the coding sequence ATGGGGTCATCAGAGCTGAAGACGCGCTTTGAGGAGATCTATTCGGCGCACTATCCAGCCGTCGCCACCTACATCAAGCGAAGAACCGACGCGCCCGATGACATCGCGGACGCCATCGCCGAGACGTTCACCACCGCCTGGCGGCGCATCGGCGACGTGCCGAAGGGGGAGGAGGCCAGGCTCTGGCTGTACGGCGTGGCCAGACGCGTGCTCGCCAACCACTTCCGTGCCGAGGAACGCCGCACCGCGCTGGCCCAGCGGCTCCGCGAAGAGGTCACGACCTGGGCCGAAGCCATGCCCGTACGCGACTCGGGGGCCGCGTACGAGGCGTTCAGGCGGCTGTCCGGCGACGACAGGGAACTGCTCGCGCTGGTGGCCTGGGAGGGGCTCAGCAGCCCCGAGATCGCCAAGGTGCTGGGCTGCTCGCACGGCGCTGTGCGGATTCGGCTGCACCGCGCGCGCAAGCGGCTCGCCAGGGAACTGGCCGCCGCCCACCTCGACCTCACCTCGTACGGCCCGCGGGCCGTCGCACTAGCGGAAAGGCAGTCATGA
- a CDS encoding S8 family serine peptidase, protein MKQVLDGHLYVIPSDARPLVAQGVLDRRLFDVTQLLQWRYGDADTGDIPLITQSATAPALRGAREARPLAGLGMTTLRVPKTSAAQTWKELAGGARTLTAGAGTTKIWLDGRRSFSLDGSVKQIGATEAWKQGMTGEGVTVAVLDSGYDPDHPDLKDVVVQARNFSAEPDVRDLFGHGTHVASTIAGKGEKYRGVAPGARLAIGKVGGISGITDSALLAGMEWAAVEVGAKVVNMSIGGPDQAEIDPVEQAVNTLSARTGTLFVVAAGNDGGGRPVSTPASADAALAVGAVDRQDQIADFSSTGPREGDHAVKPDITAPGVEIVAAAAAGTAEGSHVARSGTSMATPHVAGAAAILAQRHPGWTGQQLKAALTGSAVPAQGATPYQQGTGRVDLVRALKQQVVAQAEGAWAAFPRDGPDGREKTATLTYTNSGDTPVTLDLTEDGEVLELGAQRLEVPAGGQASVSLAIDATGKAPGDYVGTVTATAGDTVIRTLAGAYVEPESYDVTVKAIDRNGDPAGPQTYAQFYDPRTAATREAFFQDGTARIRLPKGDWNLITDIWGRTFGTVLSHTSVKVDRAGQQVTVDARQGRQALITLDDATAAPLNVADVELSLGPWTMGFTQGSPMGVTSRFYFVPVRQEGMRASFRTFWKSKDVSPSPYLYDLVARYTDGFPDDPSYAARQKDLAKVTAAYRASGVAAKGLPLFGHRLGAEPAKFLMAPLDDVDLPGTRTYYRTPGLVWDSAFQVGDTLLVADGGRAVERGHTREVWNAAVSGPSLARPGGSRTGDKLTFPAGALFADGGAGRTGADAAATGTATLTRDGQVLAKTDLAGCWLDRPKACELRADLPGEDATYALSTSMRRQVPYSTLSTAVDATWTFRSSHTRQERPLPLMVMRYAPAGLDDLNRAKAGSRTRLPMWLEGNPGTRPQAVLVRLEMSSDDGASWHRVPVVRTASGWTAVVPNPRTAGFVSLRVKATGASGADVVQTVTRAYAVH, encoded by the coding sequence ATGAAACAGGTCCTGGACGGTCACCTGTACGTGATCCCGTCCGACGCCCGCCCGCTGGTCGCTCAGGGGGTGCTCGACCGGCGGCTGTTCGACGTCACCCAACTGCTGCAGTGGCGGTACGGCGACGCCGACACGGGCGACATCCCCTTGATCACGCAGTCGGCCACGGCACCCGCGCTCAGGGGCGCGCGGGAGGCCCGGCCGCTCGCCGGCCTCGGCATGACCACCCTCCGCGTGCCCAAGACCAGCGCGGCGCAGACGTGGAAGGAGCTGGCGGGCGGCGCTCGCACCCTGACCGCGGGCGCGGGCACGACGAAGATCTGGCTGGACGGCCGGCGCTCCTTCAGCCTCGACGGGAGCGTCAAGCAGATCGGCGCCACCGAGGCGTGGAAGCAGGGGATGACCGGCGAGGGCGTCACGGTCGCCGTTCTCGACTCCGGCTACGACCCCGATCATCCGGACCTGAAGGACGTGGTGGTGCAGGCGCGCAACTTCAGCGCGGAACCCGACGTCCGCGACCTCTTCGGCCACGGCACTCACGTCGCCTCCACCATCGCGGGGAAGGGCGAGAAGTACCGGGGCGTGGCCCCCGGCGCCCGGCTGGCCATCGGCAAGGTGGGCGGCATCTCCGGCATCACCGACTCCGCCCTCCTGGCGGGCATGGAGTGGGCCGCCGTCGAGGTCGGGGCCAAGGTCGTCAACATGAGCATCGGCGGCCCCGACCAGGCCGAGATCGACCCCGTGGAGCAGGCGGTGAACACGCTGTCGGCGCGGACGGGCACGCTGTTCGTCGTCGCCGCGGGCAACGACGGCGGGGGGCGGCCGGTGAGCACGCCCGCCAGCGCGGACGCCGCTCTCGCGGTCGGCGCGGTCGACCGGCAGGACCAGATCGCCGACTTCTCCAGCACGGGTCCGCGCGAAGGCGACCACGCCGTCAAACCGGACATCACCGCGCCAGGGGTCGAGATCGTCGCCGCGGCGGCCGCCGGCACCGCCGAAGGCTCCCACGTCGCGAGGAGCGGCACCTCCATGGCCACCCCGCACGTGGCAGGGGCCGCGGCGATCCTCGCCCAGCGCCACCCCGGCTGGACCGGCCAGCAGCTCAAGGCCGCCCTCACCGGCAGTGCCGTCCCCGCGCAGGGGGCCACGCCGTACCAGCAGGGCACCGGGCGGGTGGACCTGGTGCGCGCGCTGAAGCAGCAGGTCGTGGCACAGGCGGAGGGCGCCTGGGCCGCCTTCCCGCGGGACGGCCCTGACGGACGCGAGAAGACCGCGACCCTCACCTACACCAACTCCGGCGACACTCCGGTGACCCTCGATCTGACTGAGGACGGCGAGGTGCTCGAGCTCGGCGCCCAGCGGCTCGAGGTGCCCGCAGGAGGGCAGGCGTCGGTCTCCCTCGCGATCGACGCGACCGGCAAGGCCCCCGGCGACTACGTCGGGACGGTCACCGCCACCGCGGGCGACACCGTGATCCGCACCCTGGCCGGCGCATACGTCGAGCCGGAGTCCTACGACGTCACCGTGAAGGCCATCGACAGGAACGGTGACCCGGCCGGCCCCCAGACCTACGCCCAGTTCTACGACCCCCGCACCGCCGCCACCAGGGAAGCGTTCTTCCAGGACGGCACAGCCAGGATCCGGCTCCCCAAGGGCGACTGGAACCTCATTACGGATATCTGGGGCCGGACGTTCGGCACGGTGCTCTCCCACACCTCGGTGAAGGTCGATCGCGCCGGCCAGCAGGTGACGGTGGACGCCCGCCAGGGCAGGCAGGCGCTGATCACGCTGGACGACGCGACCGCGGCGCCGCTGAACGTGGCCGACGTCGAGCTTTCGCTCGGGCCGTGGACGATGGGCTTCACGCAAGGGTCGCCCATGGGTGTGACCTCGAGGTTCTACTTCGTTCCCGTACGGCAGGAGGGAATGCGTGCCTCGTTCAGGACCTTCTGGAAGAGCAAGGACGTGTCGCCGAGCCCGTACCTGTACGACCTCGTCGCCCGTTACACCGACGGGTTCCCCGACGATCCCTCGTACGCGGCGCGGCAGAAGGACCTGGCGAAGGTGACGGCCGCCTACCGGGCGTCCGGGGTGGCCGCCAAGGGCCTGCCGCTCTTCGGGCACCGGCTCGGCGCCGAGCCGGCGAAGTTCCTGATGGCGCCGCTCGATGACGTGGACCTGCCCGGCACCCGCACGTACTACCGGACACCAGGGCTGGTCTGGGACAGCGCGTTCCAGGTCGGCGACACCCTGCTGGTGGCCGACGGCGGCAGGGCCGTGGAGCGCGGGCACACCCGCGAGGTGTGGAACGCCGCGGTGAGTGGGCCGTCACTCGCGAGGCCCGGCGGCAGCCGTACCGGAGACAAGCTCACGTTCCCGGCCGGCGCGCTCTTCGCCGACGGCGGGGCGGGCCGCACGGGGGCGGACGCCGCGGCCACCGGCACGGCGACCCTCACCAGGGACGGGCAGGTGCTGGCCAAGACCGACCTGGCCGGCTGCTGGCTCGACCGGCCGAAGGCGTGCGAGCTGCGCGCCGACCTGCCGGGAGAGGACGCCACCTACGCGCTCAGCACGTCGATGCGCAGGCAGGTGCCGTACTCGACGCTGTCGACGGCGGTCGACGCCACCTGGACGTTCCGGTCGTCGCACACGCGGCAGGAACGGCCGCTGCCGCTGATGGTCATGCGCTACGCCCCGGCCGGGCTCGACGACCTCAATCGGGCCAAGGCGGGCTCGCGGACCCGGCTGCCGATGTGGCTCGAGGGGAACCCCGGGACGCGTCCGCAGGCGGTGCTCGTCCGGCTGGAGATGTCGTCCGACGACGGCGCGAGCTGGCATCGGGTTCCGGTGGTCCGCACCGCCTCGGGGTGGACCGCCGTGGTGCCGAATCCGCGGACGGCGGGCTTCGTCTCGCTGCGGGTGAAGGCGACCGGCGCATCCGGCGCCGACGTCGTCCAGACCGTCACCCGCGCCTACGCCGTTCACTAG